Proteins from a genomic interval of Nostoc sp. TCL240-02:
- a CDS encoding transposase yields the protein MPYSSSLTDEEWEILEPLLPTILPAKKQTRPANWTKRELLDGIFYQLKNGCNWEDLPKDLPPYSTVYWHYKQWRAKGVIEELMRVLHGRVREQVKKKLSGRR from the coding sequence ATGCCGTACTCTAGCAGCCTAACAGACGAAGAATGGGAAATTCTCGAACCCCTACTGCCGACTATATTGCCTGCTAAGAAACAGACTAGACCCGCCAACTGGACAAAAAGAGAACTCTTAGATGGCATCTTCTATCAACTAAAGAATGGCTGCAATTGGGAAGACTTACCCAAGGACTTGCCCCCCTACTCGACTGTATATTGGCATTACAAGCAGTGGCGGGCCAAAGGAGTGATAGAAGAATTGATGAGAGTTTTACATGGACGAGTGCGTGAACAGGTAAAAAAAAAGCTAAGTGGACGACGCTGA